A section of the Branchiostoma lanceolatum isolate klBraLanc5 chromosome 19, klBraLanc5.hap2, whole genome shotgun sequence genome encodes:
- the LOC136425525 gene encoding uncharacterized protein isoform X28, translating to MAGGLTLLSLLLLLGCSASQVRSQDASKCAGSTTNLALKQPTTQSSTGFKGVPGRAVDGDRNPIYGRKSCSHTTMERDPWWRVDLGTSQCVDRVVVAKRLPPRFGKWLEGFKVYVGDNPDVTANPTCGGKQSVAGKKIITVDCGGLTGRYVGIALPGKKQFLILCEVEVYGGAPPAKISKAPPKLGQCAGGTTNLALKQPTTQSSTDFKGVPGRAVDGDRNPRYAKKSCSHTAMERDPWWRVDLGTSQCVDRVVVAKRQFIGQLWLEGFQVYVGDNPDVTANPTCGGKQSVKGKNIITVSCGGLTGRYVGIALPGKKQFLILCEVEVYGGAPPAKISKAPPKLGQCAGSTTNLALKQPTTQSSTGFKGVPDRAVDGDRNPIYGRKSCSHSTMERNPWWRVDLGTSQCVDRVVVAKRLPPRFGKWLEGFKVYVGDNPNVMENPSCGGKQSVAGKDLTTVNCGGLTGRYVGIALPGKKQFLILCEVEVYGGAPPAKISKAPPKLGQCAGGTTNLALKQPTTQSSTDFKGVPGRAVDGDRNPRYAKKSCSHTAMERDPWWRVDLGTSQCVDRVVVAKRQFIGQLWLEGFQVYVGDNPDVTANPTCGGKQSVAGKNIITVDCGGLTGRYVGIALPGKKQFLILCEVEVYGGAPPAKISKAPPKFGQCAGGTTNLALKQPTTQSSTDFKGAPGRAVDGDRNPRYAKKSCSHTAMERDPWWRVDLGTSQCVDRVVVAKRQFIGQLWLEGFQVYVGDNPDVTANPTCGGKQSVKGKNIITVSCGGLTGRYVGIALPGKKQFLILCEVEVYGGAEVKTEKVEETGSSLKLAAPKPIDPCKNAKCQNGAECKPLEDSFKCVCPKGFAGDLCETNIDDCAAQPCKNGATCKDGLNGFTCVCPAGYAGDLCETNIDDCAAQPCKNGATCQDGLDGFTCVCPAGYAGDLCETNVDDCAAQPCKNGATCQDGLDGFTCVCPAGYAGDLCETNVDDCAAQPCKNGATCQDGLDGFTCVCPKGYAGNLCETNVDDCAAQPCKNGATCQDGLNGFTCVCPAGYAGDLCETNVDDCAAQPCKNGATCQDGLNGFTCVCPAGYAGDLCETNVDDCAAQPCKNGATCQDGLDGFTCVCPAGYAGDLCETNVDDCAAQPCKNGATCKDGLNGFTCICPNGYAGDLCETNIDECAAQPCQNGATCVDGIYSFTCICPKGYAGDLCETNINECAAKPCQNGGECVDGIFSFKCICPKGYTGDLCEININECAAQPCQNGGECVDGIYSFKCICPKGYTGDVCQINIDECAAQPCQNGATCVDGIFSFTCICPAGYAGDLCETNIDNCKPNPCKNGGTCNDLVNAFLCSCPEGYGGDLCEIVPAPPPAAKAPAPKPVVQAAKPPAGVVITIGGGTKGGNAGSGGDGAINVINNQISVYGGKGCGCTTPKCVCPVKKGADSSVDDAADLAGIVLQRIRGSEQPEDSPSNVKELDTVEDVYEPIGNEMSLSEDETAYEPEAREEQDTFEDENEDELELLNNKLRKLQQLLRSA from the exons GATGTTCAGCATCCCAGGTCAGGAGCCAGGATGCTTCGAAATGTG CTGGAAGCACCACAAACCTGGCCCTAAAGCAGCCCACGACCCAGTCCAGTACTGGCTTTAAGGGCGTCCCCGGACGGGCTGTAGACGGAGACCGAAACCCCATCTACGGAAGGAAGTCCTGCTCCCACACGACGATGGAACGCGACCCCTGGTGGCGAGTCGACCTGGGCACCAGCCAGTGTGTGGACCGGGTGGTCGTCGCCAAGCGGCTACCCCCAAGATTTGGCAAATGGCTGGAAGGCTTCAAG GTTTACGTGGGCGACAACCCCGACGTGACGGCCAACCCGACCTGTGGCGGGAAGCAATCTGTGGCTGGGAAGAAAATCATCACGGTGGACTGTGGCGGACTGACGGGCCGATATGTGGGGATAGCTCTGCCGGGCAAAAAGCAGTTCCTCATACTGTGTGAGGTCGAGGTGTACGGAG GAGCGCCACCAGCTAAGATCAGCAAAGCACCACCAAAACTTGGACAATGTG CTGGAGGCACCACAAACCTCGCCCTTAAGCAGCCCACGACCCAGTCCAGTACGGACTTTAAAGGCGTCCCCGGCCGGGCTGTGGACGGAGACCGGAACCCCCGCTATGCGAAGAAGTCCTGTTCCCACACGGCGATGGAACGCGACCCCTGGTGGCGAGTCGACCTGGGCACCAGCCAGTGTGTGGATCGAGTGGTCGTCGCCAAGCGACAATTCATCGGCCAGCTTTGGCTGGAAGGCTTCCAG GTTTACGTGGGTGACAATCCCGACGTGACGGCCAACCCGACCTGTGGCGGGAAGCAGTCTGTGAAGGGGAAGAACATCATCACGGTGAGCTGTGGCGGACTGACGGGCCGATATGTGGGGATAGCTCTGCCGGGCAAAAAGCAGTTCCTCATACTGTGCGAGGTCGAGGTGTACGGAG GAGCGCCACCAGCTAAGATCAGCAAAGCACCACCAAAACTTGGGCAATGTG CTGGAAGCACCACGAATCTCGCCCTAAAGCAGCCCACGACCCAGTCCAGTACTGGCTTTAAGGGCGTCCCCGACCGGGCAGTGGACGGAGACCGGAACCCCATCTATGGAAGGAAGTCCTGCTCCCACTCGACGATGGAACGCAACCCCTGGTGGCGAGTCGACCTGGGCACCAGCCAGTGTGTGGATAGGGTGGTCGTCGCCAAGCGGCTACCCCCAAGATTCGGCAAATGGCTGGAAGGCTTTAAG GTTTACGTAGGTGACAACCCCAACGTGATGGAAAATCCCTCTTGTGGCGGGAAGCAGTCTGTGGCTGGTAAAGACCTCACCACTGTAAACTGTGGCGGACTGACGGGCCGATATGTGGGGATCGCTCTGCCGGGCAAAAAGCAGTTCCTCATACTGTGTGAGGTCGAGGTGTACGGAG GAGCGCCACCAGCTAAGATCAGCAAAGCACCACCAAAACTTGGGCAATGTG CTGGAGGCACCACAAACCTCGCCCTAAAGCAGCCCACGACCCAGTCCAGTACGGACTTTAAGGGCGTCCCCGGCCGGGCTGTGGACGGAGACCGGAACCCCCGCTATGCCAAGAAGTCCTGCTCCCACACGGCGATGGAACGCGACCCCTGGTGGCGAGTCGACCTGGGCACGAGCCAGTGTGTGGATCGAGTGGTCGTCGCTAAGCGACAATTCATCGGCCAGCTTTGGCTGGAAGGCTTCCAG GTTTATGTGGGCGACAACCCCGACGTGACCGCCAACCCGACGTGTGGCGGGAAGCAGTCTGTGGCTGGGAAGAACATCATCACGGTGGACTGTGGCGGACTGACGGGCCGATATGTGGGGATCGCTCTGCCGGGCAAAAAGCAGTTCCTCATACTGTGTGAGGTCGAGGTGTACGGAG GAGCGCCACCAGCTAAGATCAGCAAAGCACCACCAAAATTTGGGCAATGTG CTGGAGGCACCACAAACCTCGCCCTTAAGCAGCCCACGACCCAGTCCAGTACGGACTTTAAGGGCGCCCCCGGCCGGGCTGTGGACGGAGACCGGAACCCCCGCTATGCGAAGAAGTCCTGCTCCCACACGGCGATGGAACGCGACCCCTGGTGGCGAGTCGACCTGGGCACGAGCCAGTGTGTGGATCGAGTGGTCGTCGCCAAGCGACAATTCATCGGCCAGCTTTGGCTGGAAGGCTTCCAG GTTTACGTGGGTGACAATCCCGACGTGACGGCCAACCCGACCTGTGGCGGGAAGCAGTCTGTGAAGGGGAAGAACATCATCACGGTGAGCTGTGGCGGACTGACGGGCCGATATGTGGGGATAGCCCTGCCGGGCAAGAAGCAGTTCCTCATACTGTGTGAGGTCGAGGTGTACGGAg GTGCAGAAGTTAAAACAGAAAAGGTCGAAGAAACAG GTTCATCACTGAAACTAGCAGCGCCTAAACCCATAG ATCCTTGCAAGAACGCAAAGTGTCAGAACGGTGCGGAGTGCAAGCCACTGGAGGACAGCTTCAAGTGTGTCTGTCCCAAAGGATTTGCAGGCGACCTGTGCGAAACTA ACATTGATGACTGTGCCGCCCAGCCCTGTAAGAACGGAGCTACTTGCAAGGATGGACTCAACGGCTTCACCTGCGTGTGTCCAGCTGGTTATGCCGGAGACTTGTGTGAAACCA ACATTGATGACTGTGCGGCCCAGCCTTGCAAGAACGGAGCCACTTGCCAGGATGGACTCGACGGGTTCACCTGCGTGTGCCCTGCAGGATATGCCGGAGACTTGTGTGAAACTA ACGTTGACGACTGTGCCGCCCAGCCCTGTAAGAACGGAGCCACTTGCCAGGATGGACTCGACGGGTTCACCTGCGTGTGTCCAGCTGGTTATGCCGGAGACTTGTGTGAAACCA ACGTTGACGACTGTGCGGCTCAGCCCTGTAAGAACGGAGCCACTTGCCAGGACGGACTCGACGGGTTCACCTGCGTTTGTCCTAAAGGATATGCTGGCAACTTGTGTGAAACCA ACGTTGATGACTGTGCGGCCCAGCCCTGTAAGAACGGAGCTACTTGCCAGGACGGACTCAACGGGTTCACCTGCGTGTGCCCTGCAGGTTATGCCGGGGACTTGTGTGAAACTA ACGTTGACGACTGTGCAGCCCAGCCTTGCAAGAACGGAGCTACTTGCCAGGATGGACTCAACGGGTTCACCTGCGTGTGTCCTGCAGGTTATGCCGGAGACTTGTGTGAAACCA ACGTTGACGACTGTGCCGCCCAGCCTTGTAAGAACGGAGCCACTTGCCAGGATGGACTCGACGGCTTCACCTGCGTGTGTCCTGCAGGTTATGCCGGAGACTTGTGTGAAACTA ACGTTGACGACTGTGCGGCTCAGCCTTGTAAGAACGGGGCCACCTGTAAGGACGGACTCAACGGTTTCACCTGTATCTGTCCTAACGGATACGCTGGAGACTTGTGTGAAACCA ACATTGACGAATGCGCAGCCCAGCCTTGTCAGAACGGAGCCACTTGTGTGGATGGAATTTACAGCTTCACTTGTATCTGTCCTAAAGGATACGCTGGCGACTTGTGCGAAACCA ACATTAATGAGTGCGCAGCCAAGCCTTGCCAGAACGGAGGCGAATGTGTGGACGGCATCTTCAGCTTCAAATGTATCTGTCCTAAAGGATACACTGGCGACTTGTGTGAAATCA acATTAATGAGTGCGCAGCCCAGCCTTGTCAGAACGGAGGCGAATGTGTGGACGGGATCTACAGCTTCAAATGTATCTGTCCTAAAGGATACACTGGCGACGTGTGTCAAATCA acattgacgagtgcGCAGCCCAGCCTTGTCAGAACGGAGCCACTTGTGTGGATGGAATTTTCAGCTTCACCTGTATCTGTCCTGCAGGATACGCCGGAGACTTGTGTGAAACAA ATATCGACAACTGCAAGCCCAACCCCTGTAAGAACGGCGGTACGTGCAATGACTTGGTGAACGCTTTTCTGTGCAGCTGTCCGGAGGGATACGGTGGAGATCTGTGCGAGATAG tgcCAGCGCCTCCGCCAGCAGCAAAAGCACCAGCTCCTAAGCCTGTTGTCCAGGCTGCCAAACCTCCTGCCGGTGTCGTCATCACCATCGGAGGGGGCACCAAGGGAGGAAATGCAG GCTCTGGCGGTGACGGTGCTATCAACGTCATCAACAACCAGATCTCGGTGTACGGCGGGAAGGGTTGCGGATGCACCACGCCTAAGTGTG TTTGCCCTGTGAAGAAGGGGGCAGATTCATCCGTTGATGATGCGGCCGACCTCGCTGGTATAGTCCTGCAGCGCATTCGGGGCTCCGAGCAACCTGAGGACAGCCCCTCTAACGTGAAGGAGTTGGACACTGTGGAGGATGTGTATGAGCCGATCGGCAATGAGATGTCTCTCTCCGAGGATGAAACCGCCTACGAGCCAG AAGCTCGCGAAGAGCAAGATACTTTCGAAGATGAAAATGAAGATGAACTGGAGCTACTGAACAACAAACTGCGCAAACTGCAACAACTGCTGAGGTCCGCTTAG
- the LOC136425525 gene encoding uncharacterized protein isoform X35: MAGGLTLLSLLLLLGCSASQVRSQDASKCAGSTTNLALKQPTTQSSTGFKGVPGRAVDGDRNPIYGRKSCSHTTMERDPWWRVDLGTSQCVDRVVVAKRLPPRFGKWLEGFKVYVGDNPNVMENPSCGGKQSVAGKDLTTVNCGGLTGRYVGIALPGKKQFLILCEVEVYGGAPPAKISKAPPKLGQCAGGTTNLALKQPTTQSSTDFKGVPGRAVDGDRNPRYAKKSCSHTAMERDPWWRVDLGTSQCVDRVVVAKRQFIGQLWLEGFQVYVGDNPDVTANPTCGGKQSVKGKNIITVSCGGLTGRYVGIALPGKKQFLILCEVEVYGGAPPAKISKAPPKLGQCAGSTTNLALKQPTTQSSTGFKGAPGRAVDGDRNPIYGRKSCSHTTMERNPWWRVDLGTSQCVDRVVVAKRLPPRFGKWLEGFKVYVGDNPDVTANPTCGGKQSVAGKNIITVDCGGLTGRYVGIALPGKKQFLILCEVEVYGGAPPAKISKAPPKFGQCAGGTTNLALKQPTTQSSTDFKGAPGRAVDGDRNPRYAKKSCSHTAMERDPWWRVDLGTSQCVDRVVVAKRQFIGQLWLEGFQVYVGDNPDVTANPTCGGKQSVKGKNIITVSCGGLTGRYVGIALPGKKQFLILCEVEVYGGAEVKTEKVEETGSSLKLAAPKPIDPCKNAKCQNGAECKPLEDSFKCVCPKGFAGDLCETNIDDCAAQPCKNGATCKDGLNGFTCVCPAGYAGDLCETNIDDCAAQPCKNGATCQDGLDGFTCVCPAGYAGDLCETNVDDCAAQPCKNGATCQDGLDGFTCVCPAGYAGDLCETNVDDCAAQPCKNGATCQDGLDGFTCVCPKGYAGNLCETNVDDCAAQPCKNGATCQDGLNGFTCVCPAGYAGDLCETNVDDCAAQPCKNGATCQDGLNGFTCVCPAGYAGDLCETNVDDCAAQPCKNGATCQDGLDGFTCVCPAGYAGDLCETNVDDCAAQPCKNGATCKDGLNGFTCICPNGYAGDLCETNIDECAAQPCQNGATCVDGIYSFTCICPKGYAGDLCETNINECAAKPCQNGGECVDGIFSFKCICPKGYTGDLCEININECAAQPCQNGGECVDGIYSFKCICPKGYTGDVCQINIDECAAQPCQNGATCVDGIFSFTCICPAGYAGDLCETNIDNCKPNPCKNGGTCNDLVNAFLCSCPEGYGGDLCEIVPAPPPAAKAPAPKPVVQAAKPPAGVVITIGGGTKGGNAGSGGDGAINVINNQISVYGGKGCGCTTPKCVCPVKKGADSSVDDAADLAGIVLQRIRGSEQPEDSPSNVKELDTVEDVYEPIGNEMSLSEDETAYEPEAREEQDTFEDENEDELELLNNKLRKLQQLLRSA; encoded by the exons GATGTTCAGCATCCCAGGTCAGGAGCCAGGATGCTTCGAAATGTG CTGGAAGCACCACAAACCTGGCCCTAAAGCAGCCCACGACCCAGTCCAGTACTGGCTTTAAGGGCGTCCCCGGACGGGCTGTAGACGGAGACCGAAACCCCATCTACGGAAGGAAGTCCTGCTCCCACACGACGATGGAACGCGACCCCTGGTGGCGAGTCGACCTGGGCACCAGCCAGTGTGTGGACCGGGTGGTCGTCGCCAAGCGGCTACCCCCAAGATTTGGCAAATGGCTGGAAGGCTTCAAG GTTTACGTAGGTGACAACCCCAACGTGATGGAAAATCCCTCTTGTGGCGGGAAGCAGTCTGTGGCTGGTAAAGACCTCACCACTGTAAACTGTGGCGGACTGACGGGCCGATATGTGGGGATCGCTCTGCCGGGCAAAAAGCAGTTCCTCATACTGTGTGAGGTCGAGGTGTACGGAG GAGCGCCACCAGCTAAGATCAGCAAAGCACCACCAAAACTTGGGCAATGTG CTGGAGGCACCACAAACCTCGCCCTAAAGCAGCCCACGACCCAGTCCAGTACGGACTTTAAGGGCGTCCCCGGCCGGGCTGTGGACGGAGACCGGAACCCCCGCTATGCCAAGAAGTCCTGCTCCCACACGGCGATGGAACGCGACCCCTGGTGGCGAGTCGACCTGGGCACGAGCCAGTGTGTGGATCGAGTGGTCGTCGCTAAGCGACAATTCATCGGCCAGCTTTGGCTGGAAGGCTTCCAG GTTTACGTGGGTGACAATCCCGACGTGACGGCCAACCCGACCTGTGGCGGGAAGCAGTCTGTGAAGGGGAAGAACATCATCACGGTGAGCTGTGGCGGACTGACTGGCCGATATGTGGGGATAGCTCTGCCGGGCAAAAAGCAGTTCCTCATACTGTGCGAGGTCGAGGTGTACGGAG GAGCGCCACCAGCTAAGATCAGCAAAGCACCACCAAAACTTGGACAATGTG CTGGAAGCACCACAAACCTCGCCCTTAAGCAGCCCACGACCCAGTCCAGTACTGGCTTTAAGGGCGCCCCCGGCCGGGCTGTAGACGGAGACCGGAACCCCATCTACGGAAGGAAGTCCTGCTCCCACACGACGATGGAACGCAACCCCTGGTGGCGAGTCGACCTGGGCACCAGCCAGTGTGTGGATCGGGTGGTCGTCGCCAAGCGGCTGCCCCCAAGATTCGGCAAATGGCTGGAAGGCTTCAAG GTTTATGTGGGCGACAACCCCGACGTGACCGCCAACCCGACGTGTGGCGGGAAGCAGTCTGTGGCTGGGAAGAACATCATCACGGTGGACTGTGGCGGACTGACGGGCCGATATGTGGGGATCGCTCTGCCGGGCAAAAAGCAGTTCCTCATACTGTGTGAGGTCGAGGTGTACGGAG GAGCGCCACCAGCTAAGATCAGCAAAGCACCACCAAAATTTGGGCAATGTG CTGGAGGCACCACAAACCTCGCCCTTAAGCAGCCCACGACCCAGTCCAGTACGGACTTTAAGGGCGCCCCCGGCCGGGCTGTGGACGGAGACCGGAACCCCCGCTATGCGAAGAAGTCCTGCTCCCACACGGCGATGGAACGCGACCCCTGGTGGCGAGTCGACCTGGGCACGAGCCAGTGTGTGGATCGAGTGGTCGTCGCCAAGCGACAATTCATCGGCCAGCTTTGGCTGGAAGGCTTCCAG GTTTACGTGGGTGACAATCCCGACGTGACGGCCAACCCGACCTGTGGCGGGAAGCAGTCTGTGAAGGGGAAGAACATCATCACGGTGAGCTGTGGCGGACTGACGGGCCGATATGTGGGGATAGCCCTGCCGGGCAAGAAGCAGTTCCTCATACTGTGTGAGGTCGAGGTGTACGGAg GTGCAGAAGTTAAAACAGAAAAGGTCGAAGAAACAG GTTCATCACTGAAACTAGCAGCGCCTAAACCCATAG ATCCTTGCAAGAACGCAAAGTGTCAGAACGGTGCGGAGTGCAAGCCACTGGAGGACAGCTTCAAGTGTGTCTGTCCCAAAGGATTTGCAGGCGACCTGTGCGAAACTA ACATTGATGACTGTGCCGCCCAGCCCTGTAAGAACGGAGCTACTTGCAAGGATGGACTCAACGGCTTCACCTGCGTGTGTCCAGCTGGTTATGCCGGAGACTTGTGTGAAACCA ACATTGATGACTGTGCGGCCCAGCCTTGCAAGAACGGAGCCACTTGCCAGGATGGACTCGACGGGTTCACCTGCGTGTGCCCTGCAGGATATGCCGGAGACTTGTGTGAAACTA ACGTTGACGACTGTGCCGCCCAGCCCTGTAAGAACGGAGCCACTTGCCAGGATGGACTCGACGGGTTCACCTGCGTGTGTCCAGCTGGTTATGCCGGAGACTTGTGTGAAACCA ACGTTGACGACTGTGCGGCTCAGCCCTGTAAGAACGGAGCCACTTGCCAGGACGGACTCGACGGGTTCACCTGCGTTTGTCCTAAAGGATATGCTGGCAACTTGTGTGAAACCA ACGTTGATGACTGTGCGGCCCAGCCCTGTAAGAACGGAGCTACTTGCCAGGACGGACTCAACGGGTTCACCTGCGTGTGCCCTGCAGGTTATGCCGGGGACTTGTGTGAAACTA ACGTTGACGACTGTGCAGCCCAGCCTTGCAAGAACGGAGCTACTTGCCAGGATGGACTCAACGGGTTCACCTGCGTGTGTCCTGCAGGTTATGCCGGAGACTTGTGTGAAACCA ACGTTGACGACTGTGCCGCCCAGCCTTGTAAGAACGGAGCCACTTGCCAGGATGGACTCGACGGCTTCACCTGCGTGTGTCCTGCAGGTTATGCCGGAGACTTGTGTGAAACTA ACGTTGACGACTGTGCGGCTCAGCCTTGTAAGAACGGGGCCACCTGTAAGGACGGACTCAACGGTTTCACCTGTATCTGTCCTAACGGATACGCTGGAGACTTGTGTGAAACCA ACATTGACGAATGCGCAGCCCAGCCTTGTCAGAACGGAGCCACTTGTGTGGATGGAATTTACAGCTTCACTTGTATCTGTCCTAAAGGATACGCTGGCGACTTGTGCGAAACCA ACATTAATGAGTGCGCAGCCAAGCCTTGCCAGAACGGAGGCGAATGTGTGGACGGCATCTTCAGCTTCAAATGTATCTGTCCTAAAGGATACACTGGCGACTTGTGTGAAATCA acATTAATGAGTGCGCAGCCCAGCCTTGTCAGAACGGAGGCGAATGTGTGGACGGGATCTACAGCTTCAAATGTATCTGTCCTAAAGGATACACTGGCGACGTGTGTCAAATCA acattgacgagtgcGCAGCCCAGCCTTGTCAGAACGGAGCCACTTGTGTGGATGGAATTTTCAGCTTCACCTGTATCTGTCCTGCAGGATACGCCGGAGACTTGTGTGAAACAA ATATCGACAACTGCAAGCCCAACCCCTGTAAGAACGGCGGTACGTGCAATGACTTGGTGAACGCTTTTCTGTGCAGCTGTCCGGAGGGATACGGTGGAGATCTGTGCGAGATAG tgcCAGCGCCTCCGCCAGCAGCAAAAGCACCAGCTCCTAAGCCTGTTGTCCAGGCTGCCAAACCTCCTGCCGGTGTCGTCATCACCATCGGAGGGGGCACCAAGGGAGGAAATGCAG GCTCTGGCGGTGACGGTGCTATCAACGTCATCAACAACCAGATCTCGGTGTACGGCGGGAAGGGTTGCGGATGCACCACGCCTAAGTGTG TTTGCCCTGTGAAGAAGGGGGCAGATTCATCCGTTGATGATGCGGCCGACCTCGCTGGTATAGTCCTGCAGCGCATTCGGGGCTCCGAGCAACCTGAGGACAGCCCCTCTAACGTGAAGGAGTTGGACACTGTGGAGGATGTGTATGAGCCGATCGGCAATGAGATGTCTCTCTCCGAGGATGAAACCGCCTACGAGCCAG AAGCTCGCGAAGAGCAAGATACTTTCGAAGATGAAAATGAAGATGAACTGGAGCTACTGAACAACAAACTGCGCAAACTGCAACAACTGCTGAGGTCCGCTTAG